The sequence CACGCGCGCGTCGATCAAGGAAGCGCTCGACCGGCTGCCGGACGGGATTTTGTTCAGCGATCCCGCCGGACGCCCCGTGCTGGCCAACCGGCAGATGATGCTTCTCGCCGAGACGCTCACGGCCCGGCCGCTGCGCGACGGCGAGGCGTTCTGGCAGGCGCTGAACGGCGGCGCTCTTCGCGAGGGCGTCGAGCGGATCACGCTCGCGGACGCGCTGCTGTTCCGCGCCGGCGGCCAGTCGTGGGAATTTTCGCGCCGCCTGCTCGACGTGAAAGGGCGCGCGTTCAGCGCGATCTTCGCCGCCGACGTGACCGAGACCGACCGGCTCACGCGCGAGCTGCAAAAGCTTCACGAAGAATTGGCCGCGCGCGCCGAAGAGCTGCGCGAAGCCGGAGCGGCGCTCGCCGCCGTCAAGCGGGAGCAGGAGCTGGCGCGCCTGCAGAGCCGCATCCACGACATGGCGGGACACCGCATCTATCTGATGCAGCAGTACCTGCAGCGCGGCGGCGAGAATCTCCGCGATCTCGGACGCTTTCTGCCGCTCATCTCCGGCCTGATCGACGACCTGCGCGCCGACGTCACGGCGCCCGCCGCGCGGCTGCTGGCCGACCTGCAGCGGTCGTTCGGCTTCATCGGCGTCGAGCTGACCGTGGAAGGCCGACTTCCCTGCGACGAGCGGCAGGCCGCGGTACTGATCAAGATCCTGCGCGAAGCGTCGACCAACGCCGTCAAGCACGCGGGAGCCGCCCGCGTCGCCGCGCGCCTCGAACGGAACGCGCGGGGGCTGGTCATGCGCGTCGTCAACGACGGAACGGCCTACGACGCCGCCGCTCCGCTGCGGGAAAACCAGGGGCTCGCCGGCATGCGCCGCCTCGCCGCCGAAGCGGAAGGCACGCTGGAGATCGCAACTTCGCCGCGCTTCACCGTGACCGTAAAACTGCCGCCGGAAGAGCGCGAGGCATAAAAAAAGAAGCTCCGGCCGTTCCGGAGCTTCCGTCCTATATTTTCGTGTTGATGAAACCGTTGGACACGGCGAAGATCGCCAGCTTGGCGACGCTCTCGTAGCCCGTTTTCGAGAGGATGTTCGAGAAATGCGTCTTCACCGAGTTGATCGTGATGTTCAGCCTTTCGGCGATCTCCCGGCGCGACAGCCCGTCGCAGATCAGCGTCAGCACTTCCCGTTCGCGCCGCGTCAGTTCGCCGAAGTTGAGAACTTCCTCGCGTCGTCCCGGATAGACGCTTTTGCCCGCGCAGGTGTCGCGGATCACGCCGGCCAGGCCGTTCACGTCCAGATCCTTGTAGACGAAGCTGTCGGCTCCCGCCTCGCGGGCCCGTTCGACG is a genomic window of Pyramidobacter piscolens W5455 containing:
- a CDS encoding ATP-binding protein; this encodes LPCFDRARFFAPLFVLGLLFFALRAAWRDARERRERRRSVTRASIKEALDRLPDGILFSDPAGRPVLANRQMMLLAETLTARPLRDGEAFWQALNGGALREGVERITLADALLFRAGGQSWEFSRRLLDVKGRAFSAIFAADVTETDRLTRELQKLHEELAARAEELREAGAALAAVKREQELARLQSRIHDMAGHRIYLMQQYLQRGGENLRDLGRFLPLISGLIDDLRADVTAPAARLLADLQRSFGFIGVELTVEGRLPCDERQAAVLIKILREASTNAVKHAGAARVAARLERNARGLVMRVVNDGTAYDAAAPLRENQGLAGMRRLAAEAEGTLEIATSPRFTVTVKLPPEEREA
- a CDS encoding response regulator, with product MTRIMIVEDQTMVRDALRNSLDGIEDFSVIAAIADAALAELYCERTSPDLVLMDVCTENDSSGLDAAAAIKKRFPRVRVVMMTGLPEVTFVERAREAGADSFVYKDLDVNGLAGVIRDTCAGKSVYPGRREEVLNFGELTRREREVLTLICDGLSRREIAERLNITINSVKTHFSNILSKTGYESVAKLAIFAVSNGFINTKI